From the genome of Toxoplasma gondii ME49 unplaced genomic scaffold asmbl.1232, whole genome shotgun sequence:
CCTTTGCTGGCTATGTGGAATTATCCGTCCACGCTTCGCTACTACTCCGATTGCTCAGTGTGCGTGACATTGTGCTATCGTGGCGGCCGGCTCTGATCATGCACGCATTGCCGCCGACACTGCTCGTagtcgaaaaacgaaactcgGGGTTAAATTTGGCAACAGGTACACGCCATAGCGAACATGGATGATCAATCATTTCTCACCCATTTACAATTAAGCTTACGTCGACTGTTCCGATAGACGATTGTAAGATCTAAATATATTCAATTATACTGTTTGTTTTCTGCGGCTCTACCATCGTACGATGCATTCAACGAATCATCAAGCCCCCTGGTCTCAGACCAGGACCCTTGTCTCGAGCCCCTCTAAAATGCCTGTTTCTGCCGTAGAGGGAACTCTTCCCTCGaacctcttttctgtctcgcggcaGCAGCTTGCTTCGTCGCCGGGTTCCGGCTATCAATACCGTGATTTACTACGCCCTGCAAAAAGGCTTCCGCTACCCCTCTCTCCGCTAGAGCAAACGGCTATGGTGCTCTCAAGTGGATGGCGTGCTCTGATACGCTGTTGTCAGCCGGTGCTCGCGACCCCTAACGTGAGTGCCTCTGACAAGCAAGAGCTTGCTCCCTCCTTCGTCGGCCgcgtcgacgaagaggaactaAACTTGGAGTCAGAGACCAAAGTAAACTACCGCGTCCATGCTACACTGCAAGGAGACATCTGCTGGACACCGAGTACGGCGAGCGAGGAGTTCGACCCGGAGTCCCACTCTTGCGCTGACGATGCAGTCATTGTTTCGTCATTTGGGAGCCGAGTCGACGCCGCGGAACTGGATCTGGACCGAGACGCTGACATCGTCTATGATTCTGCGTACGAagcagacaacgaagaagacgcgtggTCAGAAACAGggtcggaagaagacgcggacgAATCTCCTAGAAGTAGCGAGGTCTTGACTCAAGCTGACGAAGATGGCCAGAGTTTCGAAGGAGACCTTGCTACTACGAACTTCGTCGcgtcgacgcagacaggcgaagacttctctggagacgaaTGGGAAATTCCTGAGGAGATTTCACCAGCAGAGGGGATGACGACGAGGACACCAACACCTCCAGGAGGATCACCGGGAGATTGCTGCGGAGATGGAAATGAGGAAAAAATCTTCGGTCGATTCGCAGCCCTCCACGAGAAGGAGCAACCCGTGTGTCAATCTCTGAGTCAACTGCCCAGAGACATGCAGGCGCCTCCTTTGGAGCAGTCGGTTCAAGCGTCGAAGTTGTCGCAGCGGTCCTCCAGCCGACCTTCAGCCAAGCTACCACCGGAAATGTTGCCCTTCATCGCCCCTCATCCGCAATGGTGCCGTCGCTTCGCCTATGACTTCAAAACGCCAGCGAAGAGTCTGTCCATGGTGCCGCAACCCGAGCTGTCATTCTACGACGCGGTGGTTGTGGAGCGGCACCGGGTTGCTCCTGACGGAAATTGTCAATTCCGTTCCGTCAGCTACGCGTTGCTAGGCACAGAGGATGCCCATGCGGAAATCCGGCAAGAGGTGGCGCACTATCTGAGGGGCAACTTTAGTCGGCTTAGCTGGCTGATAAACCCGGACACactggaggaagacgaggggaGAATGGCTCGACTCGACAAGAAATACAGAGTCAGAATTCCGTACAAAACCTACAAAGGTTATCCCTtggcagaagacgagctcAAACTTAATTGGGTTATCAGGCTTGGAGACGCACGATACAGGATCTGGGGTGACGAGTGCACTCTCGCTGTGATGGCGGAGATGTACAACATCCGGATCGTTGTTGAGCaacaagaaggcgacgggCGTCGGGCAACCAAAATGggttcgcatgcagtccagGTTATCATACCATACGATGTGGTTCCTGAGGCATGCATCCCGACGATTTTCCTGATCTAC
Proteins encoded in this window:
- a CDS encoding OTU family cysteine protease (encoded by transcript TGME49_323600) codes for the protein MVLSSGWRALIRCCQPVLATPNVSASDKQELAPSFVGRVDEEELNLESETKVNYRVHATLQGDICWTPSTASEEFDPESHSCADDAVIVSSFGSRVDAAELDLDRDADIVYDSAYEADNEEDAWSETGSEEDADESPRSSEVLTQADEDGQSFEGDLATTNFVASTQTGEDFSGDEWEIPEEISPAEGMTTRTPTPPGGSPGDCCGDGNEEKIFGRFAALHEKEQPVCQSLSQLPRDMQAPPLEQSVQASKLSQRSSSRPSAKLPPEMLPFIAPHPQWCRRFAYDFKTPAKSLSMVPQPELSFYDAVVVERHRVAPDGNCQFRSVSYALLGTEDAHAEIRQEVAHYLRGNFSRLSWLINPDTLEEDEGRMARLDKKYRVRIPYKTYKGYPLAEDELKLNWVIRLGDARYRIWGDECTLAVMAEMYNIRIVVEQQEGDGRRATKMGSHAVQVIIPYDVVPEACIPTIFLIYDLQRQHYDVVEKVKPR